The Panthera leo isolate Ple1 chromosome A3, P.leo_Ple1_pat1.1, whole genome shotgun sequence genome contains the following window.
agccCTTACCTTACTAGGGGAGGAGGAATATTGGAGAAGCCATGCTTGAAATGAGTCTCAAATGGTAAATAGGAATTAATCTGGTGAAGGACATTTAACCTGATGGAAATTAATGTGATGGAAGGACATTTCAAGCAGTTAGAATAATGAacaaagacacataaaaagaagTAGCATATTAGGATTTCTGGTTGGAGAATTACAAACAAGTTAGTACTATGTGAATGGCAAGTGTGGGAAGCAGGAAGTTTATGAGGCACCAAAAGATAAGCCAGACCAGATCTTGTGGTGTTGAGCTTGGACTTTATCCTCATTGGTTCTCAAATCTATGAGGTCCAGTGTTTCCTTCctgtagtaaatattttctaatgcccctttattatttttaaatagaatttatttatagttataattcatatataataaaattaacatgcaTCATTTCTAACAAATTAACACGATGACATAAATGTACTATAAAGTCAAGTTctaagaaacatgaaataaagtaatttgaaatatgtattttaaaatgtaaatgctcAAGCATTACTGCATTAGAACATGTAATGAATCATACAGATACTTGTACTTCTATGTAGAATCCCTGTGAATGTGCAGCAATAAACATGGACTTTTATAGATGTATTGGTAATTCAGATATTTTAGTTGCTATTGCCATTGGTAATATTCCAAAACGTTCAGCAACCTGTTTGTAAAGTTCTGACCAAATTAAAGTAcaaataatattagtttcattcCCATAAATTTGGTGTTtattaaaactgcaaaaaaattttttttatgaaaaaaagattaatttctaGATTCAGGTAATTATAAACAAGTTTTTCCACATGATGTTAAGTGGAACATTGCCAAGTTATATGGGACATGAGTCCGTTTGTTTTATGGGATGTTCTTGAGAAGGGGTTGGTAAACTACATCCCAGAGGCCACACTGCCTATTTTTGTATAGCTTATGAGCTAGGAatagtctttatatttttatttatttatatgtatattttaaattatcagggtttcttttttttaagtttatttatttttttgagagagacaggaacagtgggagcaggggaggggcacagagagtggaagaatcccaagcaggttctgcactgtcaatgcagagcctgatgcgggacttgaactcccgaaactgtgagattatgacctgagctgaaatcaagagttggaaggttaacagactaagccacccacgtgtcccagaatggtttttatattatttttagagagttggaccaaaaaacaaaaaaaaaaaaaaacaaaaacaaaaaggaggaatATGTAACACCTTTATAGAAAGTTTGTCAATTCATTTTCTTGAGCATTGTAGAATGCCGATCATCCCTGGATCCTGTTTGCTAGATGCCAGCAGCACTCCAGTCACTATGAAACCAAACATGGCTCCAACATTTTTCAAGTGACTTCAGAGGGCAATACTACCTTGCTGAGGACCACTACCCTAGATGAtcagttttcaatattttattccatCGTGACACACTTAACAAATAGTAATATGCATGATTTATTCCCATGTAGAGTTCTTATGTTcgtaattttctgtttttttccttacattcaaggaaacaattaaaatgaagcaggaattggggcacctaggtggctcagtcagttgaacatctgactcttgattttggctcaggccatggtctcatggttcttgagatcaagccccacattgggctttgtgctgacagtgcagagcctgcttgggattgtctctctccctctctctctctctgtccctcccacacacacactctctctctctgtctctctctcaaaataaataaataagaatttgaaaaaaataaggcaagaatTGTTAATATAAGGTTAACCTTGAAAACCCTCCAGtttatacttataaaaataaatctttacaaaCTTCAGTGCTTTTATTACTACTAATAACATTACTTGTAACTTGTAACTTACATAGGAATGTTTTATAATTGACTGATAACCACTGTAGCAGCTCTTGGAAACCTTAAAGCAGGGAAGTGACAGTATCCTATTGACATTTTAGATAGATTACTTTGGTGGGTAATAGAAGATAGACTTGAGGAGGTACAAAGTACAAGCCTAGTTTAGGTACAAGATGGTGGCCTCTCCAGTATTCTATGCTGGGTAGTagggacagagcagaggagaCACATTATTGGAGAATTATTTCAGATATAAAAATCAGTAGAAGTTAATGAACAAAATGTAGGCTTAGTTCTTAACCTTTGTTGCTCATTAGAATTATTTGGCATGCTTTTAAACAATGCCAATGCCTGGGCCCCAATTTAGGATTTTTAGAAATCAGAAGTTCTGGGATAGAGTCTGggaattgatattttaaaaatgtacctcaTGATTCTAATTTGCAGCTAGTGTTGAGAACCACTAATTCAAgttgtggaggagagagaagaataaGGGATAAGTGAGTAGTACCAGGCTGCCAGCTAAGGCTACTGGTTGATGGAGGGGTCATGCTTTAAACAGTGTCTGTTCCATGGTAGCTATTCAGATATTTTTGGTATAAATGAGAACTGATGACTTTGAACTTGAACCAAAACCAGTTCCTTATTTAATTTCTGATTATTCTAAATTTGGATGAATTAACCCCAGTTCAAGATATAATCGACTGGGACCCAACCAAAATAAATGCTATCACAGGTAAGGTTATATCAGAATGGATATCTTGATATAATTTGAGGAAAAGAATGATATAAATCACTGATGCTGTGGTGTGATATTGTGAAGCAAAGTGCCAGCTGAAATAATTTGACTTCATTATAGTACATTATACAAATTGATATTTCTATTGAGTGCCTTAGAGAATTTGGGTCCTCATACCGGATAAATAGGCAGGTattcaatatatgtttattaaattatacGGTGAAATATCTTTATCAGAAAGTTGTTATATTTATCATacaattcttttttatgttaatgGAAGAATGAAAGGCAGTATGTTTGTCTTTCAGCCCCAATTCTACTTCCTCTACCTATATTCTACCTGTACACTGTCTTCCTTTACACTCCTCTGTTCTCACTGCTACTGCCCAAGTTTAGTCAGGACTGTTGGTTTCCAGTGATAGGAATATAGCTCAAACTGTCTTGaatattaaattgaattttttggTACCTGTAGGCAGAAAGGATGCTGAgataacatacaaaattaaagaaaggttTACAGGAACCAGGGCAGGGATATCATTCCATTAGAACCACTCTCATCTCTgcttggctttgttcttttttattgcaatCAGGCCTTTGCCAACAGATCAAAGATAGCAGTCTGCAACCCAGCCTCATAGCCTTCTGCTTCCAGGATTCCAAGAGGAAAGACCATTTCTACTCCTGTTCTAAATTGAGAAATTGATTTCAAATAGCTGTTGTTTCCAAAGAAAGGAGGCTACTATGATTTGTCTGGTTTAGAGCTCATGCCAACCCCAGTGGCCAGGAGAGGATAAGGATATACcaaagaagaggcaaggaaaatcTTGAGGAAAATCATTAAGTCACTGTCCTCTCCAGGGCTCCATTGCCACAGACCCTTGatgattttccatttcagtttatTTAGCAGCTTACTATTCACAAAACAGCAATgataattaaattttgaaaatttatggaGAAATGTAGAGTAGTATATAATTTTAGGCTAGTAGTATTGTAAATGAGCTATTTGACTGAAGATGGACTACACAGCTAACATaatgcattcatttaacaaaatgtacTTAGTTCTTCTATGGACAAGGCATTGTATAGTCGTAGTATATCAAACCAAGCCTGGCTATAAGGCATTGTGAAATTATATAAGATTTCAACAGAGGATGagttaattcattttcttgttttattatttaattacttaattttattattttcccatcaTGGAACTCGGTATTTAAGAATTAGATTCTAGTTATTGATATAGAATTTGAGTGACATGGAATTTTTAAcaagtagttttcttttctttttttaaatatttattttgagagagagagagagagagaacacgagcagggtagagggaaagagagaattcaagcaggctccatgcccagtgcagagcctgatgtgggcttcaATCTCacgacactgagatcatgacctgggttgaaatcaagagtcagatgcttacccgactgagccatctaggcaccccaacaAGTAGCTTTTCTGATACTCAATATTcgtaaaaagaatatttttgttcttttaaagagCTTATTCTCATTACTGTCATTTAATGACACTTTTTGAAAGCTGATTTAGTGATTAGAGTCATTCAAAATATGATCTGTAGTTAAGCtatctttttctagtttttaccaaattcatattatataattttttctgtctttatagtcAATTGCATCTGCAGACATGGATTTCAACCAGTTGGAGGCATTCTTGACTGCTCAAACCAAAAAGCAAGGTGGGATCACATGTGACCAAGCTGCTGTCATTTCCAAATTCTGGAAGAGCCATAAGACAAAAATTCGAGAGAGCCTCATGAACCAGAGCCGTTGGGACAGTGGGCTTCGAGGTCTGAGTTGGAGAGTTGATGGCAAATCGCAGTCAAGGCATTCAGCTCAAATACACACCCCTGTTGCCATAATGGAGCTGGAAATAGGAAAAAGTGGACAGGTGAGCCCAACTTCAATCAATTTCCTTTTATAAACTACATTTCCTATTACATAttagatgataaaaataataggaaaagacTCTGTTTCCTAGAATCCCTTTTCAGGTATGGAATCATCTGAAAATTTGGATACTCCTCGTTGTGGATAGAATCTGGAAATCAGCCTCATGGTCCTGGCAGCTATCTCAGAATAACAAAATGAGTCAATGAGGTGATTGCACAGAGAGTGGCCACCATTCCATTTTGGTTAGATCTTAGAATTCTTGGCATTTGCTCAGAATTCTTGGCATTTGGTCAGAATCTCCAAAGCAATGATAGAGATGCTAAATAAAGACCAGGAATTGAGATTAAACGACACAGAACAAAACTGTCTCACCCAGTCATCTTTATGGGCAGTCAGATATAGGAGGCAGTGCATCTTAATTACAGCAATGTGTTGTTCCTAAAGACCCTAAGTGTGCTATCTCTGTCCTTGAgcccacaaataatttttaatgtgatCTTGATTATTTACAAAACAGTTCCTCTTTTTCTTGCAGTTTCCATAGTCATTATAGCAAGTAATTTTAGCATCTACATTGTTTTTCCTGAAGTCATTCAGTTTGTGCTTTAGATGATGCCAGATCAGACTTTTAATGACCTGGTATATgtctttgggggaagaaaaaaaaagcagcaacccataattaggaagagaaaacccagatCACTGAATTAGCCAACCAGATTTATTTTCAGATGAATAATCAAATAAGTGCTTCTATTACATTCTgtagtagaaatttatttttcttctagggATGAGCATTTTTTTAGCTGTCAGTTCCCCTCACATATTCCCTTAGGATTTTTCAGTGTTTGTAGTTCTATAATGatactgattttaatttaaaatgtaattcctcttaaaaaataattcttttacaaAATACATCTGGAGAATCATTTCTTTAGTTATTGTAAAATAGTGCTGTTGCTTTTATTGACTTTGGTTTGTCTGACCCTAAAGTCCATTTTTTTAACCATTGTGTTAATATGCCTTCCTTCTATTGTTCTAGACCAAAAATCTGACAGATTAGAAAGGTGTGATAAGTACACTTGGATATCTAAGTTTACCAACCATTTTTCCAggctcttcattttttatttggcaatagtgattatttcattttgtctttaaatatttatcatttgggCAGGAATTGAAAACATACATATCTATTTTAAGACATTCCTAGAAAGCTATTATAGTACTTCTTTAATTTGATATTGTCTTACTGTTTGAACTCAGGTTTATTATGTGCCttttgattttagtaatttacATATCATCTGAATTTATTGGGTACTGCTATAGggatttttaaatctactttaacatatttaaaatattttctttgatcttGTTACCCAAAGTGACAttctactctgtgtgtgtgtgtgtgtgtgtgtgtagaatgatTTTGTCAATCAGTAAATCACTACAAATAATTTGTTGGCTAGCTTCGGGGTTATTTTGTGATAAATTAGAACAGGTtggtaaactcttttttttaagtggtgagATATTTTACGCTTGACAACCATATAGTTTCTGTCATAAGTACTCAACTTTGTTGTTGTAgctcaaaagcagccacagacaatatgtaaataagtGGGCATTGCTGTTTCTAGAAAGTTTAGTTACCACAATATAATCAACAGGTCTTAGAAGTCAGAGAGTCCATAAGCCCTTACTAAGGTGAATTACACAGGTGAGGTAGTATATCCCCAATTTCTAGAGAAGGTATCTGAGATAAATACATTACTTGTTTTAGACAGAGCTAACGTAGTAAAATGAAGATCACTACATTGATTTTTTCGAAAAACCATCCACACCAACATTTAGGAGCTTTTGTTAGCTTCTCACAATATTCTGTGCCAAAAAACCAAGTTGGTAGTACAATATGGTAGTCAACAGTATTGATAGGAATattgctcagcaataaaaaggaaagaacttctgataaacacaataaaatggcTGAATCTCAAAGTCATTTGCtgtgtgaaataagccagatataaACTTTTTATCATAATGTATGATTTCACGCatataaaatcctagaaaatgcaaagtaatcATGACAAAAAGTATATGCCTAGGTTAAGAGTAGAGGGAGGGATAGATTAGATTACAAAGGAGTAtgggaaaacttttaaaagtgataaaaatatttattatgttaattGTGGCAACAGTTTCATGGGTGTATGCATATTTCAAAACTTGggaaattatatactttaaatgtgcACTATATTGGACATTACTTATACTTCAaagtttttgatttaaaaaatggtcaccattggggctcctgggtggctcagtcagttaagcatctgactcttgat
Protein-coding sequences here:
- the COMMD1 gene encoding COMM domain-containing protein 1 isoform X2, giving the protein MDFNQLEAFLTAQTKKQGGITCDQAAVISKFWKSHKTKIRESLMNQSRWDSGLRGLSWRVDGKSQSRHSAQIHTPVAIMELEIGKSGQESEFLCLEFDEVKVNQVLKKLSEVEESISTLMQPA
- the COMMD1 gene encoding COMM domain-containing protein 1 isoform X1; amino-acid sequence: MAGELEGSKPLSGLLSGLAQEAFHGHQGITEELLRSQLYPDVSLEEFRPFLAKMRGILKSIASADMDFNQLEAFLTAQTKKQGGITCDQAAVISKFWKSHKTKIRESLMNQSRWDSGLRGLSWRVDGKSQSRHSAQIHTPVAIMELEIGKSGQESEFLCLEFDEVKVNQVLKKLSEVEESISTLMQPA